One window of Alosa sapidissima isolate fAloSap1 chromosome 21, fAloSap1.pri, whole genome shotgun sequence genomic DNA carries:
- the LOC121695477 gene encoding uncharacterized protein LOC121695477, whose protein sequence is MKVSFHLCSSLLAPALLSVVLLVLTSSGDAFPHPIPLLPSLEDPNWDATLQQLQAALDPPGMDPSAVFQPWGLIRELVPEVVHLGLREEMERSWGQRNERRDLGEDFGRRPLGTLPDGSMNALHFQNGGEEVGERKNEALHSIAGGLQAFNREKGGFGFRFGRK, encoded by the coding sequence ATGAAAGTGTCTTTCCATCTGTGTTCGTCTCTACTGGCCCCAGCTCTACTCTCTGTGGTTCTGCTGGTCCTCACCTCCAGCGGAGATGCCTTCCCACATCCCATTCCCCTGCTTCCCAGCTTGGAGGATCCTAACTGGGATGCCACCCTGCAGCAGCTCCAGGCTGCCCTGGATCCTCCAGGGATGGACCCGTCGGCAGTCTTCCAGCCCTGGGGGCTGATCCGTGAGCTGGTTCCCGAGGTGGTGCACCTGGGcctgagagaggagatggagaggagctGGGGACAGCGTAACGAACGGAGGGACTTGGGCGAGGACTTTGGGAGACGACCACTGGGCACGCTTCCCGACGGGTCAATGAACGCCCTGCATTTCCAGAATGGGGGcgaggaggtgggggagaggaagaATGAAGCGCTGCACTCCATTGCTGGAGGGTTGCAAGCTTTtaacagagagaagggaggcTTTGGGTTCCGCTTTGGGAGAAAGTGA
- the LOC121695479 gene encoding histone H3-like centromeric protein A, producing MRPTTPRRRKGAAPQKRSPPAPAPTVRTRRDSGPTEASPRKKRRFRPGTKALMEIRKYQKSTNLLLRKAPFSRLVREICMSFSRQDFRWQAYALLALQEAAEAFLVLLFSDANLCAIHAKRVTLFPRDLQLVRRIRGVERL from the exons ATGCGTCCCACGACACCAAGACGGCGAAAGGGAGCTGCTCCCCAAAAGCGATCTCCCCCCGCCCCTGCACCAACTGTAAGGACTAGACGTGATAGCGGACCAACAG AGGCCTCTCCTCGGAAGAAGAGGAGGTTCCGACCTGGCACAAAAGCCCTGATGGAGATTCGGAAGTATCAGAAATCCACCAACCTTCTGCTTCGCAAAGCACCCTTCTCCCGTCTG GTGAGGGAGATCTGCATGAGTTTCAGTCGACAAGACTTCAGGTGGCAGGCCTACGCTCTTCTGGCTCTTCAGGAG GCAGCTGAAGCGTTTCTGGTGCTTCTCTTCTCCGATGCCAACCTGTGCGCCATCCACGCCAAACGAGTGACCCTCTTCCCCCGAGATCTGCAGCTGGTACGCCGCATCAGAGGAGTGGAAAGACTCTGA
- the mindy1 gene encoding ubiquitin carboxyl-terminal hydrolase MINDY-1: MTESSSEKVLGDALSVGKEDQPVKSEVSSVVVGQNQKDLKVGDTEEANQRGQDVYPLDEDPPSVETPPVRSGDLLDLDAKPTERATAPAPLENGQADDGLLNVTHEQQVAGESSEVIVGQSDEQSQSGDTASFSIPSLDFSEGNNGVSVSVDEPPSSSYSALGADAGSLSVEAACLAEEALPPGPSGAAAAAATAGGVSTETEVPAMPAYYFVKWITWKEKKTPIITQSENGPCPLLAIMNILFLRWKAKLPPQTEVITTEDLMAHLGECVLSIKPRETAEGMELNFQQNMSDAMAVLPKLSTGLDVNVRFTGVCDFEYTPECIVFDLLDIPLYHGWLVDPQSLEMVSAVGKLSYNQLVEKIINYKHSSDSSQVSEGLVAEQFLESTATQLSYHGLCELNTTATEGELSVFFRNNHFSTMIKHKGHLYLLVTDQGFLQEESVVWESLHNVEGDGNFCDSDFRLCHPPQRGAASPTAAAPTPQQQQQQIDQDYLVAMSLQQQQGVAPGPLSDLELARQLQQEEYQQQQQQQQQQQQQQQLSTASSAQQGRGQATAQPTRRRDKKDDSDCILL, from the exons ATGACCGAATCTAGTTCAGAAAAAGTTTTAGGGGATGCCCTGAGTGTAGGTAAAGAAGACCAGCCGGTGAAGTCCGAAGTTTCCAGTGTTGTGGTGGGTCAGAATCAGAAAGACTTGAAAGTTGGGGACACAGAAGAAGCAAACCAAAGAGGACAGGATGTGTACCCCCTGGATGAAGACCCGCCTTCAGTGGAAACCCCACCAGTGCGCTCTGGAGACCTCTTGGATCTGGACGCAAAACCAACAGAGCGTGCTACTGCCCCTGCTCCACTGGAGAACGGCCAGGCGGATGATGGCCTGTTGAACGTGACGCACGAGCAGCAGGTGGCCGGGGAGAGTTCAGAGGTCATCGTTGGCCAGAGTGATGAACAGAGCCAGTCCGGCGACACTGCCTCCTTCTCCATACCCAGTCTGGACTTCTCAGAGGGCAACAACggcgtgtccgtgtccgtggACGAGCCGCCGTCTTCGTCCTACTCGGCCCTGGGAGCGGACGCTGGGTCTCTGAGTGTGGAGGCTGCGTGCCTGGCTGAGGAGGCTTTGCCACCTGGGCCCTCCGGAGCAGCGGCGGCAGCGGCCACGGCTGGTGGGGTTTCCACTGAGACAGAGGTGCCGGCCATGCCGGCGTACTACTTTGTGAAGTGGATCACCTGGAAGGAGAAGAAGACGCCCATCATCACGCAGAGCGAGAACGGACCCTGCCCCCTACTGGCCATAATGAACATCCTGTTCCTGCGCTGGAAG GCCAAGCTCCCCCCGCAGACTGAAGTCATCACCACAGAAGACCTGATGGCTCATCTGG GAGAATGTGTGCTGTCAATTAAACCAAGGGAGACAGCTGAGGGCATGGAACTGAACTTCCAACAG AATATGAGTGATGCCATGGCGGTGTTGCCCAAGTTGTCCACAGGACTGGATGTGAACGTGCGGTTCACAGGGGTGTGTGACTTTGAGTACACACCTGAGTGCATCGTCTTTGACCTGCTGGACATTCCCCTGTACCACGGCTGGCTGGTTGATCCCCAG AGTCTCGAGATGGTGTCGGCTGTGGGTAAGCTCAGCTATAACCAGCTGGTGGAGAAGATCATCAACTACAAACACTCCTCGGACAGCAGCCAAGTCAGTGAAG GGTTGGTGGCAGAGCAGTTCCTGGAGTCCACGGCGACTCAGCTGTCCTATCATGGCCTGTGTGAGCTCAACACCACGGCCACAGAGGGCGAGCTGTCCGTCTTCTTCAGGAACAACCACTTCAGCACAATGATCAAGCACAAG GGGCATCTGTACCTGTTGGTGACGGACCAGGGCTTCCTGCAGGAGGAGAGTGTGGTGTGGGAGAGCCTGCACAACGTGGAGGGCGATGGGAACTTCTGCGACTCGGACTTCCGCCTGTGCCACCCTCCGCAGCGTGGCGCGGCTTCACCCACTGCTGCCGCCCCCACCcctcagcagcaacagcagcagatcGATCAG GACTACCTGGTGGCCATGtcgttgcagcagcagcagggtgtGGCCCCGGGGCCCCTGAGTGACCTGGAGTTGGCCAGGCAGCTCCAGCAGGAGGagtatcagcagcagcagcagcagcaacagcaacagcagcagcaacagcagctgtCCACAGCGTCCTCAGcacaacag GGGAGAGGCCAAGCCACAGCCCAGCCAACCCGTCGGCGGGACAAGAAAGACgactcagactgtatcttattaTAG